Proteins co-encoded in one Bacillus sp. FSL H8-0547 genomic window:
- a CDS encoding outer membrane lipoprotein carrier protein LolA: MKKHFLLLVVGIIAVLMLAACGEKSKTDVVENLDKKVEELSGYKAKAQMTLQTGSEPQIYEVEIWHKQPSFYRVNLKNAEKDQSQMILRNNEGVFVLTPALKKSFRFQSEWPQNSSQAYLFESLVKDIKSDADSIFKSTKNEYVFETKTNYQNSQMLPLQEITFNKKDLKPSVVKVMDTDRNPLVVVEFTDFDFGAKFDKNSFDMEKNMSFASVDVETSAAVDSKPFSVKYPLEEIEGAKLTEEKEMTTENGKRVVQTYDGEKSYTFIQEKAVAATVATSSSVNGEPVDLGVAVGALTEQSLTWTYDGVEYMIASKDLSQEEMIRVAQSVQGQAIK, encoded by the coding sequence GTGAAAAAGCACTTTTTATTGCTGGTGGTGGGGATCATTGCCGTTCTGATGCTTGCAGCGTGCGGCGAGAAATCCAAAACGGATGTTGTGGAGAATCTGGACAAAAAGGTAGAAGAGCTGTCGGGGTATAAAGCAAAGGCGCAGATGACCCTGCAGACAGGAAGCGAGCCTCAGATCTACGAGGTGGAAATCTGGCATAAACAGCCGTCCTTCTACAGAGTGAATCTGAAAAACGCAGAAAAAGACCAAAGCCAGATGATTTTAAGAAACAATGAAGGCGTGTTTGTGTTAACGCCCGCTCTGAAGAAAAGCTTCCGCTTCCAAAGCGAATGGCCGCAGAACAGCAGTCAGGCATACTTGTTTGAATCACTCGTAAAAGACATCAAGAGTGATGCAGACTCAATCTTCAAGTCAACGAAAAATGAGTATGTGTTTGAAACAAAAACCAATTACCAGAACAGCCAGATGCTTCCTCTCCAGGAAATTACCTTTAACAAAAAGGACCTGAAGCCGTCGGTTGTAAAAGTGATGGATACAGACAGAAACCCTCTGGTTGTCGTTGAATTTACGGATTTTGACTTTGGTGCGAAGTTCGATAAAAATTCATTCGACATGGAGAAGAATATGTCATTTGCGAGTGTAGATGTTGAGACGTCTGCAGCTGTTGACTCTAAACCATTCTCGGTGAAATATCCGCTTGAGGAAATTGAAGGCGCGAAGCTGACCGAGGAAAAAGAAATGACAACAGAAAACGGCAAGCGGGTCGTACAAACGTATGACGGAGAAAAATCGTACACGTTTATCCAGGAAAAAGCCGTTGCGGCAACTGTCGCTACTTCTTCCTCAGTAAACGGCGAGCCGGTGGACCTTGGAGTTGCGGTTGGAGCGCTCACAGAACAGTCGCTGACTTGGACGTACGACGGAGTGGAATACATGATTGCTTCAAAGGATCTCTCTCAGGAAGAAATGATCCGGGTCGCACAATCAGTTCAGGGGCAGGCAATCAAGTAA
- a CDS encoding PH domain-containing protein produces the protein MMSEPKRLHPAAAILTFFKQLKDGLFPFVVLFFVNDYKLYFFIGLAVVLSVMVIFSIISWTKYTYRFEENELRIEYGLFVKKKKYIPVERIQSINESAGIVQQLFGLVKLQLETAGGGIEAEAVLTAVTRKEARRINEALAERKKEVPAEEEAEKPVEEPGSVYKIGMKELLVAASTSSGIGVVLSAAFAFISQFDELIPFDKLINRVSFLTDASITVYAIIVFLAFFIAWVLSIIGVCLKFANFTVVKKDEDLIISRGLFEKHQLTIPLERIQAVKISENPIREPLGYATVHLLSAGGSLNNQNMSAVLFPLIKKAKIAEVLKEFAPDYTMQEQLTPLSKRAKRGYLLIYTIPFVILSCIIGYFFEPWGYLAFLTIPAALAAGLAAFRAGGWNTRGDQLTLVSRAVVKTTYLAKRKRIQVLECKQSYFQKRLELASLQASATSGFGGTHFHVKGVDLKDAGEMFEWYSYEKSARKDAVL, from the coding sequence ATGATGTCTGAACCGAAAAGACTGCATCCCGCAGCAGCCATTCTGACATTCTTTAAACAGCTGAAAGACGGTTTGTTTCCGTTTGTTGTTCTGTTCTTTGTGAATGACTATAAGCTTTATTTCTTTATCGGCCTTGCCGTCGTTCTGTCAGTCATGGTCATATTCAGCATCATCAGCTGGACGAAATACACCTACAGATTTGAAGAGAATGAGCTTCGAATTGAATACGGTCTTTTTGTGAAAAAGAAAAAATACATACCGGTTGAACGGATTCAGTCCATCAACGAAAGTGCCGGCATTGTCCAGCAGCTGTTCGGCCTTGTTAAACTCCAGCTCGAGACAGCAGGGGGAGGGATTGAGGCGGAGGCTGTGCTGACTGCCGTGACACGTAAAGAAGCACGCCGCATAAATGAGGCTCTGGCAGAGCGGAAAAAAGAAGTTCCAGCTGAAGAAGAGGCTGAAAAACCGGTTGAAGAGCCGGGTTCTGTCTATAAAATCGGGATGAAAGAGCTCCTTGTGGCAGCTTCAACCTCAAGCGGCATTGGTGTTGTGCTCTCAGCCGCTTTTGCATTCATCTCCCAGTTCGACGAGCTGATTCCGTTTGATAAGCTGATAAACCGCGTGTCATTTTTAACAGATGCCAGCATCACGGTTTACGCCATAATCGTATTTCTCGCTTTTTTTATCGCCTGGGTCCTGAGTATTATCGGGGTGTGCCTGAAGTTTGCGAACTTTACAGTCGTTAAAAAAGATGAGGATCTGATCATATCCAGAGGTTTATTTGAAAAGCACCAGCTTACAATCCCGCTTGAGCGGATACAGGCTGTGAAAATCAGCGAAAATCCAATCAGGGAACCGCTTGGCTACGCTACTGTCCATCTTTTGAGTGCAGGGGGCAGCCTAAACAATCAAAACATGTCAGCCGTCTTATTCCCGCTGATCAAAAAAGCAAAAATTGCAGAGGTGTTAAAGGAGTTTGCGCCTGACTATACAATGCAGGAACAGCTGACTCCTCTGTCTAAAAGAGCGAAGAGGGGCTATCTTCTTATCTATACCATCCCCTTCGTCATTCTCTCCTGCATCATCGGCTATTTCTTCGAGCCCTGGGGCTATCTCGCCTTTTTAACCATTCCTGCCGCATTGGCAGCAGGCCTTGCTGCGTTTCGAGCCGGCGGCTGGAATACAAGAGGAGATCAGCTCACGCTTGTTTCCCGGGCCGTGGTCAAAACAACTTATTTGGCTAAAAGAAAGAGAATCCAGGTCCTGGAATGCAAACAGTCGTATTTTCAAAAGCGGCTTGAGCTTGCTTCCCTGCAGGCGTCCGCTACCTCGGGATTCGGCGGCACTCATTTTCACGTGAAAGGCGTGGATCTGAAGGATGCCGGGGAAATGTTTGAATGGTATTCTTATGAAAAAAGCGCAAGAAAAGACGCCGTCCTTTAA
- a CDS encoding rhomboid family intramembrane serine protease, whose protein sequence is MFTRSEDFRTFIRLYPVVTAIVCIQVLLWLLFLIPLPDITFFFASIVGYNGGVANGEWWRLITPIFLHANFAHILFNSVSIILFAPALERMLGKGRFLSAYLATGIIANLATYFVIEDLSYTHVGASGAIFGLFGIYLYIVVFRKDLIDSSNSQLIITILAIGIVMTFINTNINIIAHIFGAVGGALIAPLFLKRPGR, encoded by the coding sequence ATGTTTACAAGATCTGAAGATTTCAGGACGTTCATTCGTCTCTATCCTGTTGTAACAGCCATTGTCTGTATCCAGGTGCTGCTCTGGCTGCTGTTTTTAATACCGCTCCCTGATATTACGTTCTTCTTTGCCTCTATTGTAGGGTACAACGGAGGCGTTGCCAATGGCGAATGGTGGCGGCTGATTACGCCGATCTTCCTGCACGCAAATTTTGCCCACATTCTGTTTAACAGTGTGTCCATCATTCTCTTCGCGCCTGCTCTTGAGCGCATGCTTGGAAAAGGAAGGTTTCTTTCTGCCTACCTGGCAACAGGAATTATCGCAAACCTTGCAACCTATTTTGTCATTGAAGACTTAAGCTATACCCATGTTGGTGCATCGGGCGCCATTTTCGGCCTTTTCGGCATCTACCTGTACATCGTTGTCTTCCGGAAAGACCTGATCGATTCGTCAAACTCACAGCTGATTATCACGATTTTAGCTATTGGCATTGTGATGACCTTCATCAATACGAACATTAACATTATTGCCCATATTTTCGGTGCAGTAGGCGGCGCCCTGATTGCCCCTCTTTTTTTGAAGAGGCCGGGGCGTTAG
- a CDS encoding PH domain-containing protein, with protein sequence MRDAPKHRISERALKVWKLSALIQSIIFLAAAGGLAYAVYAFDFPIWITMAAFGLWLVFSVVFIFITPKIQHRTWRYEVHENEIDIQSGLFIITRVIVPMVRVQHVNTKQGPLLRKHDLATVTVSTAATVHEIPALDVAEADQLRDFISKLARVTEDDV encoded by the coding sequence ATGAGAGACGCACCTAAGCACAGGATCAGCGAACGGGCTTTAAAAGTATGGAAGCTTTCTGCCCTTATTCAGTCAATCATATTTCTGGCAGCAGCCGGGGGACTTGCCTATGCGGTTTACGCATTTGATTTTCCAATCTGGATCACCATGGCTGCATTCGGACTTTGGCTGGTGTTTTCGGTTGTTTTTATTTTTATCACTCCGAAAATTCAGCACCGTACATGGCGGTATGAAGTGCATGAGAACGAAATTGATATTCAGTCCGGGCTGTTTATTATTACGCGCGTGATTGTACCGATGGTAAGAGTGCAGCACGTGAACACAAAGCAGGGACCTCTGCTCAGAAAGCATGACCTTGCAACTGTGACGGTGAGCACGGCGGCAACCGTCCATGAAATACCCGCACTTGATGTGGCGGAGGCGGACCAGCTCCGCGACTTCATCTCAAAGCTTGCGAGGGTGACAGAAGATGATGTCTGA
- the acpS gene encoding holo-ACP synthase has product MIKGIGLDIAEIDRIGKMILRQPKFIDRILTDREKDAYHSYSGTRKTEYAAGRFAAKEAFSKAMGTGIGGALSFQDIEIIRDEFGRPMIVKPDMKGFSVHLSITHTREYAAAQVIIESSSS; this is encoded by the coding sequence ATGATCAAAGGAATCGGCCTTGATATTGCGGAAATAGACCGGATCGGAAAAATGATTCTCAGGCAGCCGAAGTTTATTGACAGGATCCTGACAGACCGGGAAAAGGATGCCTATCATTCTTACTCCGGCACAAGAAAAACAGAGTACGCAGCGGGAAGATTTGCTGCCAAAGAAGCATTTTCAAAAGCGATGGGCACCGGCATCGGCGGGGCACTCAGCTTTCAGGATATTGAAATTATAAGAGATGAATTTGGCAGGCCAATGATTGTAAAGCCTGATATGAAAGGATTTTCCGTGCACCTGTCCATTACCCACACAAGGGAGTATGCGGCAGCTCAAGTAATAATTGAAAGCTCGTCAAGCTAG